The proteins below come from a single Salinivibrio kushneri genomic window:
- the flhF gene encoding flagellar biosynthesis protein FlhF, protein MKIKRFFAKDMRAALSQVKEELGADAVIMSNKKVTGGVEIVAAVDADTEPMPDKPAPKAQQQSAQAYSQAHRQLADDQVQLRQRQQAGSRQNGHTKRPPRFSAMLDEYREQSQPAEPETEADSLSALLQRQQKQSTRSPSPSGADERPTALGRGYEPRRQLKSSSRSGWQTAANKSSGSQSSPPTPKPKLDPSRFEGRQSQASHQEIDAMRQEMASIRSLLEHQLSGLMWQEVERREPLRAMLIKRLERMGLSSELADQLACYIPEETPPNEAWQALLDLVADQVITVDENMLETGGVIALLGPTGVGKTTTIAKLAARAAMEFGPEDIALVTTDTFRIGAHEQLATYGRILGCPVKVAKDADELADILYQLRHRRLILLDTAGMGQRDLRLSEQLDTLMQNSGSHIRSLLVLPATSQRRVLQETIEHFRRIPLSGCVLTKLDESLSLGELLCVTIENALPVAYLADGQRVPEDIRQATGQFLVGKASEMLESGADQHNHFWNSDVPESNGADFYD, encoded by the coding sequence TTGAAAATAAAACGTTTTTTTGCAAAGGATATGAGAGCAGCGTTAAGCCAAGTGAAAGAAGAACTCGGCGCTGATGCGGTGATCATGTCTAACAAAAAAGTGACAGGCGGCGTAGAAATTGTCGCGGCGGTTGATGCGGATACAGAGCCAATGCCTGATAAGCCCGCACCAAAAGCGCAGCAACAATCTGCTCAGGCTTATTCTCAGGCGCACCGCCAACTAGCGGATGATCAAGTGCAACTGCGTCAACGGCAACAGGCAGGTAGCCGTCAAAACGGTCATACTAAGCGCCCACCTCGCTTCTCCGCGATGCTGGATGAGTACCGTGAGCAATCTCAGCCCGCTGAACCAGAAACAGAAGCTGACTCGTTGAGCGCATTGCTACAACGTCAACAAAAGCAGTCAACACGGAGCCCATCGCCATCAGGGGCTGACGAGCGGCCCACTGCACTAGGACGCGGTTATGAGCCTCGTCGGCAACTTAAAAGTAGCAGTCGTTCTGGCTGGCAAACAGCCGCCAATAAGTCGAGCGGTTCGCAGTCATCTCCGCCGACGCCCAAGCCCAAGCTAGATCCGTCCCGATTTGAGGGACGTCAATCTCAGGCTTCTCATCAAGAAATTGATGCAATGCGTCAGGAAATGGCATCGATTAGAAGCCTATTAGAACACCAGTTGTCGGGGCTTATGTGGCAAGAGGTCGAGCGGCGAGAGCCGTTACGCGCCATGCTCATCAAACGCTTAGAGCGTATGGGACTGTCTTCCGAGCTGGCGGATCAATTGGCCTGTTATATCCCAGAAGAAACACCACCGAATGAGGCGTGGCAAGCGCTCCTTGACCTGGTTGCCGACCAAGTGATCACGGTTGATGAGAATATGCTAGAAACCGGCGGGGTGATAGCACTGCTTGGTCCGACTGGGGTGGGGAAAACTACTACGATTGCTAAGCTGGCGGCGCGAGCCGCAATGGAGTTTGGCCCGGAAGACATTGCCTTGGTGACCACAGATACATTCCGTATCGGTGCCCATGAACAGTTAGCCACTTATGGGCGTATTTTGGGTTGTCCAGTCAAAGTGGCTAAAGATGCCGATGAGCTTGCCGACATCCTTTATCAGTTGCGTCATAGACGCTTGATATTGCTAGATACTGCTGGGATGGGACAGCGTGATCTTCGCTTGTCGGAACAGCTCGATACCCTGATGCAAAATAGTGGCTCCCATATTCGTAGCCTGCTGGTATTACCGGCGACATCACAACGCCGCGTCTTACAAGAAACCATTGAACATTTTCGCCGCATCCCGTTATCGGGATGTGTTCTGACCAAACTCGATGAATCGCTAAGCCTCGGTGAACTGTTGTGTGTCACCATCGAAAATGCCCTGCCTGTGGCCTACTTAGCCGACGGGCAACGTGTGCCGGAAGATATCCGCCAAGCCACGGGACAGTTCCTGGTTGGAAAAGCCAGTGAAATGTTGGAATCAGGTGCGGATCAGCACAATCACTTCTGGAACAGTGATGTCCCAGAGTCGAATGGGGCGGACTTTTATGATTGA
- a CDS encoding chemotaxis protein CheA, protein MSFEMDEEILQDFLIEAGEILEQMSEQLVDLERAPDDADLLNSIFRGFHTVKGGAGFLGLNALVDTCHGAENVFDNLRNHGREVTSDVMDTILQALDTVNDQFAAVQNREEPVPADGALLEALHRYAKPASEDEAVAEEPTPEPEPEPEPEPEASESDAASQDDSAISGDSVDEITQDEFDKLLDQLHGEGKAPTASDSGSEKPEVVESTEADSGDITDDEFEKLLDDLHGAGKGPAGGASDASNESPSAPSDKPASASSQSGDDELIDDDEFEKLLDDLHGKGKGPAAEAEKAKADADKVGAQAKPQPKSEPAPAQKASKPEPAKESTPKSAGAGAKAPAAAEKAPEKKPPAAPQQEQTVRVNTSTLDGIMNMVGELVLVRNRLVSLGQSSNDESMAKAVTNLDVVTADLQGAVMKTRMQPIKKVFGRFPRVVRDLARSLKKEIVLEMQGEDTDLDKNLVEALADPMVHLVRNSVDHGIEMPDEREKAGKPRVGTITLKASQEGDHILLTIADDGGGMDAEKLKSIAVDRGVLDAEAAARLSNSEAYNLIFAPGFSTKTEISDISGRGVGMDVVKTGITKLNGSINIDSELGRGTVLEIKVPLTLAILPTLMVGVGENPFAFPLSNVSEIISLDMSRTNTVDGQLTLIVRDKAIPLFFLQDWLCKGSTDIDKTKGHVVIVQIAHQRIAFVVDTLFGQEEVVIKPLDELLQGTPGMAGATITSDGHIALILDVPNLLKHYAG, encoded by the coding sequence ATGAGCTTTGAGATGGATGAAGAAATCCTTCAGGACTTTTTGATTGAAGCGGGAGAGATCCTCGAGCAGATGTCTGAGCAGCTGGTCGATTTGGAGCGTGCCCCTGATGATGCAGACTTACTAAACAGTATTTTCCGCGGCTTCCACACGGTAAAAGGTGGGGCGGGCTTTCTTGGCTTAAATGCGCTGGTTGATACCTGTCACGGTGCTGAAAACGTCTTTGACAACTTACGTAATCATGGACGTGAGGTGACATCAGATGTGATGGACACTATTTTGCAGGCGCTGGACACTGTGAATGATCAATTCGCCGCGGTACAAAACCGCGAAGAGCCAGTGCCAGCCGATGGCGCCTTGCTCGAAGCACTGCACCGCTATGCGAAACCGGCGAGTGAGGATGAGGCAGTGGCCGAAGAGCCCACACCTGAACCAGAGCCCGAGCCAGAACCCGAACCTGAGGCGTCTGAAAGTGACGCAGCGAGCCAGGATGACAGCGCGATCAGTGGTGATTCAGTGGATGAGATCACCCAAGATGAGTTCGACAAGCTGCTCGATCAGCTCCATGGTGAGGGAAAAGCTCCCACGGCATCTGATTCAGGATCGGAGAAGCCTGAGGTGGTGGAAAGCACCGAGGCCGACAGCGGCGATATCACCGACGACGAGTTCGAAAAACTGCTTGATGATTTGCACGGTGCAGGTAAAGGCCCTGCTGGAGGGGCAAGCGACGCAAGCAATGAAAGTCCATCAGCGCCATCGGATAAGCCCGCTTCGGCGTCATCCCAATCTGGTGATGATGAGCTGATTGATGACGACGAATTTGAAAAGCTCTTGGATGATTTGCACGGTAAAGGCAAAGGCCCCGCTGCCGAAGCGGAGAAAGCGAAAGCGGATGCCGATAAGGTGGGTGCGCAAGCCAAACCTCAGCCAAAGTCCGAGCCTGCGCCCGCCCAAAAAGCGAGCAAGCCTGAGCCCGCGAAAGAAAGCACACCGAAAAGTGCCGGCGCGGGTGCTAAAGCGCCTGCTGCGGCAGAAAAGGCACCTGAGAAGAAGCCGCCGGCCGCCCCTCAACAAGAACAAACGGTACGAGTTAATACCTCCACGCTTGACGGCATCATGAATATGGTCGGTGAGCTGGTGTTGGTGCGTAACCGCTTAGTGAGTCTGGGTCAAAGCAGCAACGATGAAAGCATGGCCAAGGCGGTTACCAACCTAGATGTGGTCACTGCCGACTTGCAAGGCGCGGTGATGAAAACGCGTATGCAGCCAATTAAAAAAGTATTTGGCCGCTTCCCCCGCGTTGTCCGTGACTTAGCACGTAGCTTGAAAAAAGAAATCGTCCTGGAAATGCAGGGCGAAGACACCGATCTGGATAAAAACCTGGTCGAGGCGCTGGCTGACCCTATGGTCCACTTGGTACGTAACTCGGTGGATCACGGTATTGAAATGCCTGATGAGCGTGAAAAAGCGGGTAAACCTCGCGTCGGTACCATCACCCTAAAAGCGTCACAAGAAGGGGATCATATTCTCCTGACTATTGCTGATGACGGTGGCGGTATGGATGCTGAAAAGCTGAAGAGCATCGCGGTTGACCGTGGTGTCCTTGATGCAGAAGCGGCGGCTCGCTTAAGTAATAGTGAAGCGTACAACCTGATTTTTGCACCTGGCTTTTCAACCAAAACCGAGATTTCCGATATTTCTGGTCGTGGTGTGGGGATGGATGTGGTGAAAACCGGCATCACCAAGCTAAATGGCTCGATTAATATCGACTCTGAGCTCGGCCGAGGGACGGTTCTGGAAATCAAGGTGCCCTTGACGCTGGCGATATTGCCAACTCTGATGGTCGGCGTCGGTGAGAATCCGTTTGCGTTCCCTCTGTCGAATGTCAGTGAAATTATCAGTTTAGATATGTCCAGAACCAATACGGTTGATGGGCAGCTAACCTTAATCGTACGCGATAAAGCGATCCCACTCTTCTTCTTGCAAGATTGGTTATGTAAAGGATCAACCGACATCGATAAAACCAAGGGGCATGTGGTGATCGTGCAAATCGCGCATCAACGCATCGCATTTGTGGTAGACACCTTGTTTGGTCAAGAGGAGGTGGTCATTAAGCCACTTGACGAACTACTTCAAGGGACGCCGGGAATGGCAGGGGCAACCATCACCAGTGATGGTCATATTGCTCTTATCTTGGATGTGCCCAACCTGTTGAAACATTACGCAGGTTAA
- the flhA gene encoding flagellar biosynthesis protein FlhA: MLKANWRLPFSDKVPYHRLGAMPAIGAPALVLATLAMVVLPVPPMLLDLMFSFNIALSLVVLLVTIYTRRPLEFAAFPAVLLIATLMRLALNVASTRVVLLYGHEGPDAAGQVIGAFGSVVIGGNYAVGLVVFLILMIINFMVVTKGAGRISEVTARFTLDALPGKQMAIDADLNAGLIDQEQARSRRQEVTQEADFYGSMDGASKFVKGDAIAGILILFINIVGGLSIGMGQHGLGFSDALEVYTLLTIGDGLVAQIPSLLLSIGAAIMVTRQNTEEDMGQQVVFQLFDNPRALMIATGILTVMGLVPGMPHLPFLLLAVICGGLAYWKYKQYQKAQQAPEQTDLPEAAPAKPKELSWDDVQPVDVIGLEVGYRLIAMVDRDQGGELLDRVKGVRKKLSQDFGFLIPPVHIRDNLELPPHNYRITLMGVAVGEAEVHPQHELAINPGQVFGPIDGEPTQDPAFGLEAVWIEPSQREHAQALGYTVVDSATVLATHLSQMLTNNAERLLGHEEAQNLVDMLGKQVPRLVEGLIPDQIPLSVLVKVLQNLLSEAIPIRDIRTIVQTMAEYTGKSQDPDILTAAVRIALRRLIVQEINGSAPELPVITLVPELEQMLHKTMQASGGESTGIEPGLAERLQSSLAEATQQQELQGEPAVLLTSGVLRATLAKFVKNTIPTLRVLSYQEVPDEKQIRIVNAVGNN, translated from the coding sequence ATGTTAAAAGCCAACTGGCGATTGCCATTTTCTGACAAAGTGCCTTACCACCGATTGGGAGCGATGCCAGCTATCGGTGCGCCAGCACTGGTATTAGCGACCTTAGCGATGGTGGTTCTGCCAGTCCCGCCAATGCTTCTCGATTTAATGTTCTCGTTTAACATTGCATTGTCGCTGGTGGTACTGCTGGTCACCATTTATACACGTCGCCCACTCGAGTTTGCCGCGTTCCCCGCGGTGTTGTTGATTGCAACACTCATGCGGCTGGCACTCAATGTCGCCTCGACGCGGGTGGTTTTACTCTATGGCCACGAAGGGCCCGATGCAGCAGGCCAAGTGATCGGGGCCTTTGGCTCGGTGGTGATTGGCGGCAACTATGCCGTCGGCTTGGTGGTGTTTCTGATTTTGATGATCATTAACTTCATGGTCGTCACCAAAGGTGCGGGCCGGATTTCAGAGGTGACCGCGCGTTTTACCTTGGATGCATTGCCAGGTAAACAAATGGCGATTGATGCCGACTTAAACGCAGGGCTTATCGACCAGGAGCAAGCGCGATCACGGCGCCAAGAGGTCACGCAAGAAGCGGATTTCTATGGCTCAATGGACGGTGCGTCCAAGTTCGTTAAAGGCGATGCCATCGCCGGTATCTTGATCCTTTTCATCAACATTGTGGGTGGCTTGTCTATCGGGATGGGCCAACATGGCTTGGGCTTTTCCGACGCATTGGAGGTGTATACCTTACTGACCATCGGTGATGGTCTGGTTGCACAAATCCCTTCTTTATTGCTGTCGATAGGCGCCGCCATTATGGTGACGCGACAAAATACCGAAGAAGACATGGGGCAACAGGTGGTGTTCCAGCTGTTTGATAACCCGCGTGCGTTGATGATTGCCACCGGTATTTTGACGGTGATGGGGTTAGTACCAGGGATGCCTCATTTGCCTTTCTTATTGCTGGCCGTGATTTGTGGTGGCTTGGCATACTGGAAATACAAGCAATATCAAAAAGCACAGCAAGCGCCGGAGCAAACCGATTTACCCGAAGCCGCGCCCGCCAAGCCGAAAGAGTTATCGTGGGACGATGTGCAGCCGGTGGATGTTATCGGACTGGAGGTTGGATATCGCCTCATTGCCATGGTCGATCGTGATCAGGGGGGAGAGCTGCTCGACCGAGTCAAAGGCGTGCGTAAAAAGCTGTCGCAAGATTTTGGTTTTTTGATCCCACCGGTACATATTCGCGACAACCTTGAACTGCCACCCCATAACTATCGCATTACCTTAATGGGGGTCGCTGTCGGAGAAGCCGAAGTCCACCCTCAACATGAACTTGCGATCAACCCAGGTCAAGTGTTTGGCCCTATCGACGGAGAGCCAACCCAAGACCCTGCATTCGGCCTTGAGGCGGTTTGGATTGAGCCTAGCCAACGGGAGCATGCGCAAGCACTCGGTTACACCGTGGTTGACTCTGCCACTGTGTTGGCCACCCACCTTAGCCAGATGCTGACTAACAACGCCGAGCGTTTATTGGGTCACGAGGAAGCACAAAACCTGGTCGATATGCTAGGTAAGCAGGTACCGCGCTTGGTTGAAGGACTGATCCCGGATCAAATTCCCCTCAGTGTGTTAGTCAAAGTGCTGCAGAACTTACTCAGTGAAGCGATCCCTATCCGTGACATTCGTACCATCGTGCAAACCATGGCCGAGTATACCGGCAAGAGTCAAGATCCTGACATTTTAACCGCTGCGGTCAGGATTGCATTGCGCCGTCTGATCGTTCAAGAAATCAATGGCAGCGCCCCTGAACTACCAGTCATCACGCTTGTTCCTGAACTGGAACAGATGTTGCATAAAACTATGCAGGCATCGGGTGGCGAGTCGACAGGCATTGAGCCGGGTCTGGCTGAGCGGTTGCAGTCTTCGTTAGCTGAGGCGACGCAACAGCAAGAGTTGCAAGGAGAGCCGGCTGTATTACTAACGTCTGGCGTGCTACGAGCGACATTGGCGAAATTTGTCAAAAACACAATACCGACGCTACGCGTCTTGTCTTATCAAGAAGTGCCTGATGAAAAACAAATTCGTATCGTCAATGCGGTTGGCAACAATTAA
- a CDS encoding protein phosphatase CheZ, whose protein sequence is MINLDQAKQLVAYLENGEQDNANTLLTEIAKEARDPLFNEVGKLTRQLHDSITDFRLDPRVSDLANVDIPDARDRLTYVMQKTELAANKTMDSVERTMPIASELQDNLQAVRPNWNSLMRGEIALDEFKSLCHNIDELLTQVEGGATELHAHLTEILMAQDFQDLTGQVIRRVIELVQEVEQQLVEILTAFGMDSAAIDAASAKKADDTTDKSAPEGPVIHPEERDDVVHSQDDVDDLLSSLGF, encoded by the coding sequence ATGATCAATCTGGACCAAGCGAAACAATTGGTCGCGTATCTTGAAAACGGAGAGCAAGATAACGCTAATACGCTTCTTACCGAAATAGCGAAAGAAGCGCGTGACCCACTGTTTAATGAAGTGGGGAAGCTCACCCGCCAATTACATGACTCGATTACTGACTTTCGTTTGGATCCTAGAGTGAGTGATTTGGCTAACGTGGATATCCCTGACGCTCGCGACAGGCTCACGTATGTCATGCAGAAAACCGAATTGGCCGCCAACAAAACCATGGATTCGGTTGAACGAACCATGCCGATCGCAAGCGAGCTACAAGACAACTTGCAAGCCGTTCGTCCCAACTGGAACAGCCTGATGCGTGGTGAGATTGCTTTGGATGAGTTTAAGTCGTTGTGTCACAACATTGACGAACTCTTGACCCAAGTAGAAGGGGGCGCGACAGAATTGCACGCGCACCTGACTGAAATCCTCATGGCACAAGACTTCCAAGACTTAACCGGCCAAGTTATTCGGCGCGTGATTGAATTGGTGCAAGAAGTTGAGCAACAGCTGGTAGAAATACTCACCGCCTTTGGCATGGATAGCGCTGCGATTGACGCAGCATCGGCGAAAAAAGCAGATGATACCACCGATAAGTCAGCCCCTGAGGGTCCTGTGATTCACCCTGAAGAGCGCGATGACGTGGTTCACAGCCAAGATGATGTTGACGATTTATTATCGAGTTTGGGTTTTTAG
- a CDS encoding protein-glutamate methylesterase/protein-glutamine glutaminase, translated as MAVKVLVVDDSSFFRRRVSEIINADPRMEVIDSAVNGKEAVEKTAQLKPDVVTMDVEMPVLDGISAVRQIMAQTPTPILMFSSLTHDGAKATLDALEAGALDFLPKKFEDIARNREEATSLLQQRVLEIARKRPVLRRATRPASQPSTGQTASPSGGVRTPARPASRPAVGTAASSKAPARFTATGKRYQLMAIGTSTGGPVALQKVLTKLPANFPLPIVLIQHMPATFTSAFAQRLNGLSKITVVEAKDGDTLKPGHAYLAPGGMQMMIDGRPGAARLKILDGGERMNYKPCVDVTFGSAAKIYGDKVLSMVLTGMGADGREGARMLKSAGSTIWAQDEESCVVYGMPQAVAKAGISSEDLPLERIAERIMVELNLK; from the coding sequence ATGGCAGTAAAAGTATTGGTGGTAGATGACTCCAGCTTCTTCCGTCGCCGCGTTAGTGAAATCATCAATGCCGACCCGAGAATGGAGGTCATTGATAGTGCAGTGAATGGCAAGGAAGCGGTGGAGAAAACCGCCCAACTCAAGCCAGATGTTGTCACTATGGATGTGGAGATGCCAGTACTTGATGGTATCTCAGCGGTGCGCCAGATAATGGCGCAAACGCCAACGCCGATTCTGATGTTCTCATCGCTGACGCATGACGGGGCGAAAGCAACCTTAGATGCGCTTGAGGCGGGCGCGCTCGATTTTCTTCCCAAAAAATTCGAGGATATTGCTCGAAACCGTGAAGAAGCGACCAGCTTGCTGCAACAGCGGGTGCTGGAAATTGCGCGCAAGCGACCCGTACTTCGCCGAGCTACACGTCCAGCCTCGCAGCCATCAACAGGGCAAACGGCATCGCCATCCGGTGGTGTGCGAACGCCTGCGCGTCCAGCGTCACGACCTGCAGTGGGCACGGCCGCGTCGTCCAAAGCCCCTGCACGATTCACAGCAACCGGTAAGCGCTACCAATTGATGGCGATTGGCACGTCAACAGGCGGCCCCGTTGCGCTGCAAAAAGTACTGACCAAACTACCCGCAAATTTTCCACTGCCGATCGTCTTGATTCAGCATATGCCTGCCACCTTCACATCGGCGTTTGCGCAGCGCCTGAATGGACTGAGTAAAATCACGGTCGTTGAAGCGAAAGATGGTGACACGCTTAAGCCTGGGCACGCCTACTTGGCGCCGGGGGGAATGCAGATGATGATTGATGGCAGGCCGGGCGCGGCTCGTCTAAAAATTCTCGACGGCGGGGAGAGGATGAATTACAAGCCTTGCGTGGATGTTACCTTCGGCTCCGCCGCTAAAATATATGGCGATAAGGTGTTGTCGATGGTGCTCACTGGTATGGGCGCAGATGGTCGAGAGGGCGCACGTATGCTAAAAAGCGCGGGATCAACTATTTGGGCGCAGGACGAGGAGAGCTGTGTCGTTTACGGCATGCCGCAAGCAGTGGCGAAAGCGGGGATATCGTCGGAAGACTTACCGCTGGAGAGGATCGCCGAACGCATCATGGTTGAGCTGAATTTAAAATAA
- a CDS encoding RNA polymerase sigma factor FliA, translated as MNRALTYSRTGADRQAVLERYSSLVKRIAHHLMGRLPPSVQVEDLIQAGMVGLLEAQQNYDPSKGASFETYAGIRIRGAMLDDMRRGDWVPRSVHKASRSISDAIASLEKALGRDPTDVEVAEKLDMSLEQYHQALNDVNCGRLIGMDDLGVSEDAFTTESRRNDNTPFQGVAEDSFKAALAAAIKSLPEREALVLSLYYDEELNLKEIGAVIGVSESRVCQIQSQATQRLRAKLSAWHSE; from the coding sequence GTGAATAGAGCGCTCACGTATAGCCGCACAGGGGCAGATCGCCAAGCGGTACTTGAGCGTTATTCGAGTTTGGTCAAGCGCATCGCGCATCACTTGATGGGGCGCTTGCCACCGAGTGTTCAAGTAGAAGATTTGATCCAAGCTGGTATGGTCGGCCTCCTTGAGGCACAGCAGAATTATGACCCCTCCAAAGGGGCGAGTTTTGAAACTTATGCTGGTATTCGAATTCGCGGTGCTATGCTGGATGATATGCGCCGCGGTGATTGGGTGCCACGATCTGTCCACAAGGCGAGTCGTTCAATCAGTGATGCTATCGCATCGCTAGAAAAAGCGTTAGGTCGGGATCCAACCGACGTAGAGGTTGCGGAAAAGCTTGATATGAGCTTAGAGCAGTACCATCAAGCGCTTAACGATGTAAACTGTGGGCGTTTGATCGGAATGGATGATCTGGGCGTCTCTGAAGATGCATTCACAACAGAGAGTCGCCGTAATGACAACACTCCCTTTCAGGGTGTTGCGGAAGACAGTTTCAAAGCCGCATTAGCGGCGGCGATCAAAAGTCTTCCTGAAAGAGAGGCGCTGGTGCTATCTCTTTATTATGATGAGGAATTAAACCTCAAAGAGATAGGAGCAGTGATAGGGGTCAGTGAATCCCGGGTCTGTCAGATTCAAAGTCAGGCTACGCAACGTTTGAGAGCTAAGCTATCCGCTTGGCATAGTGAGTAA
- a CDS encoding MinD/ParA family protein encodes MIETSMQDQASGLRRLTNPSRTKVITVTGGKGGVGKTNVTLGMAASMARQGKKVMVLDADLGLANVDVLLGLRAGKNLSHVLQGVCDLKDIILEGPHGMKIVPASSGLQGMTELTPAQHAGLIRAFGTLEEEVDVLLVDTAAGISDMVLSFSRAAQDVVIVVCDEPTSITDAYALIKVLSREHGVTRFKVVANMVRSYREGRDLFTKLTRVTERFLNANLELVACVPVDERVRQAVRKQKVVIDAFPRSPASLAMNALANKALTWPVPRNPGGHLEFFVERLLIKNDDAGELIRE; translated from the coding sequence ATGATTGAGACAAGCATGCAAGATCAAGCAAGCGGCCTGCGCCGTTTAACCAATCCGTCACGCACCAAGGTTATTACCGTAACCGGGGGAAAAGGTGGCGTAGGGAAAACCAATGTCACACTGGGAATGGCCGCGTCTATGGCTCGCCAAGGTAAAAAAGTCATGGTACTGGATGCCGACCTTGGCCTTGCCAATGTGGATGTATTACTTGGCCTAAGAGCGGGCAAGAATTTGTCTCATGTGCTTCAAGGCGTCTGTGATCTTAAAGATATTATTCTCGAAGGTCCGCACGGTATGAAAATCGTACCTGCATCGTCTGGTCTTCAAGGTATGACGGAGCTAACACCGGCGCAACATGCTGGTTTAATTCGCGCTTTTGGTACACTCGAAGAAGAGGTTGATGTACTCTTAGTGGATACTGCCGCGGGGATTTCAGACATGGTACTGAGTTTCTCGCGCGCCGCACAAGATGTCGTCATTGTGGTCTGTGATGAACCTACATCAATTACTGATGCGTATGCATTGATTAAAGTACTCAGCCGTGAACATGGTGTGACACGCTTTAAAGTTGTTGCAAATATGGTCAGAAGCTACCGTGAAGGACGAGACTTGTTCACAAAATTAACGCGAGTCACTGAAAGGTTTCTCAATGCTAATCTAGAATTAGTAGCATGTGTTCCCGTTGACGAAAGGGTGAGGCAAGCAGTGAGAAAACAAAAAGTTGTCATTGACGCATTTCCTCGCTCGCCCGCATCATTGGCAATGAATGCGCTGGCGAACAAAGCGCTGACCTGGCCGGTGCCGCGAAATCCGGGAGGCCATCTGGAGTTTTTTGTTGAGCGGTTGCTTATCAAAAATGATGACGCAGGAGAGTTAATTCGTGAATAG
- the cheY gene encoding chemotaxis response regulator CheY, translated as MKILVVDDFSTMRRIVKNLLRDLGFNNTVEADDGLTALPILKKGGIDFVVTDWNMPGMQGIDLLKEIRKDGDLKHLPVLMITAEAKREQIVEAAQAGVNGYIVKPFTAATLKEKLDKIFERM; from the coding sequence ATGAAAATTCTCGTTGTTGATGATTTTTCAACAATGCGCCGTATCGTAAAGAATCTTCTTCGTGACTTAGGTTTCAACAATACCGTTGAAGCGGATGACGGCTTAACCGCGCTGCCAATCCTCAAAAAAGGCGGTATTGATTTTGTCGTGACCGATTGGAATATGCCTGGTATGCAGGGGATAGATTTGCTTAAAGAAATCCGCAAGGACGGTGATCTTAAGCACCTGCCTGTATTGATGATCACCGCTGAGGCGAAGCGCGAGCAAATTGTAGAAGCCGCGCAAGCAGGGGTGAATGGTTACATTGTTAAACCTTTTACTGCCGCTACGTTGAAAGAGAAGCTCGATAAGATTTTCGAGCGCATGTAA